From the Paenibacillus sp. FSL H8-0548 genome, one window contains:
- a CDS encoding ABC transporter substrate-binding protein, producing MYQATKPAALLATFALIGGLLLGCGSNADKNSNAVSSNAAATEAPAPTATAQAEETSRVFTDWTNHNVEVPVNPQRIIFHGETTGDLLALGVKPIGIIKSQTSGTVLEQQLADVEDVGFPLSVEKSLTLQPDLIIFGNADEQQYETISKVAPTVTFNTFASISERMRTLGDLLNKKQEAEDWLAAHAANTAAMWKNLNENGIAEGETASVFTMYPGNRLFIMAGAGLPQFLYEEGGFKPTKIIQDIIDQEIGFVEISAELLPEYAADRIFILNPVDPAAVQSSNDLMKSEIWLKLPAVQKGQVYNIDILKASSDATSREWLVDELPKILLNK from the coding sequence ATGTATCAAGCTACAAAACCAGCTGCTCTTTTGGCTACATTCGCATTAATCGGGGGATTATTGCTAGGCTGCGGCAGCAACGCAGATAAGAACAGCAACGCAGTTAGTTCCAACGCTGCTGCAACAGAAGCACCTGCACCAACTGCTACCGCACAGGCCGAAGAAACTAGCCGCGTCTTCACCGACTGGACGAATCATAACGTCGAAGTACCCGTTAATCCACAGCGTATTATTTTTCATGGTGAAACAACGGGAGATTTGCTCGCCCTTGGCGTCAAGCCCATTGGGATCATAAAAAGTCAGACTTCTGGAACTGTGCTCGAACAGCAGCTAGCCGATGTGGAGGATGTTGGCTTCCCGCTTAGTGTCGAGAAATCGCTAACGCTTCAGCCTGATCTTATTATTTTCGGCAATGCAGATGAGCAGCAATACGAAACCATATCCAAAGTAGCTCCAACGGTAACCTTCAACACCTTCGCTAGCATTTCCGAGAGAATGCGTACACTTGGCGACTTGTTAAACAAAAAACAAGAAGCTGAGGACTGGTTGGCCGCTCACGCAGCTAATACAGCCGCCATGTGGAAAAATCTGAATGAAAACGGTATAGCTGAGGGCGAAACTGCTTCTGTTTTCACCATGTACCCGGGCAATCGCCTATTCATTATGGCTGGTGCTGGTCTACCACAGTTCTTATATGAGGAAGGCGGATTTAAGCCTACCAAAATCATTCAAGATATTATTGATCAAGAAATCGGCTTTGTTGAAATCTCCGCAGAGCTATTGCCTGAATATGCCGCTGATCGTATTTTCATCCTTAACCCTGTTGATCCAGCTGCCGTTCAGTCAAGCAATGATTTAATGAAGAGCGAAATATGGCTTAAGCTCCCTGCTGTTCAGAAGGGTCAGGTGTACAATATTGACATCTTGAAGGCATCCAGCGACGCTACGAGTAGAGAATGGCTTGTTGATGAGCTGCCAAAAATACTTTTGAATAAATAA
- a CDS encoding AraC family transcriptional regulator: protein MSDPTLPALPLRSLLFHFSNMELFKHSAGAVLAEEMTVNYMLLIFKSGSGTLFAEERCSHFSSYSTYLLPPNTVYQFESTDDSKMEYYQISFQVFQLQEGAALHYDKDLFPDRQELRVYPLAQWIDLLNQLYIGNTSPNDIEAHRQQLQFQKLIGFLFEHNLQVDRMPSSTQTVEQTIQYMQTNFQDNITVKQLAHMANVPAWQFTSIFKELTGKKPLDYLTELRINRSKEWLLHTENPLRDIAERVGFTDEYYFSRRFRLMTGYSPRQYAISMRQNILVKDWNNHEISIPARPNRIYYYGESTGDIKTLGIPLVGKDLLGKDTTYNLAHASNLKPDLIIFDHKDEGLYTQISQIAPTLAYNSRGTLDKRLLMLGNWFGKKKEAENWLLLHHSNTLLMWQQLQALIRKDETASVFVFHRGKRLFVMGNIGLASTLYHPNGFRPTGKVGDILKSGRPYKEITAKTIHQYAGDRVFMMLPKDAVSREAMEELMRGSIWNSLPAVQNGFSYLLDEQEWNYEDASSRDKLLSMLPELLIQSS from the coding sequence ATGTCTGATCCCACACTTCCTGCTTTACCGCTTCGATCCTTGCTCTTTCATTTTTCAAACATGGAGCTGTTCAAGCATTCGGCTGGCGCAGTGTTAGCCGAAGAAATGACAGTAAACTATATGCTGCTTATTTTTAAGAGCGGCAGCGGAACACTCTTTGCCGAGGAGCGCTGCTCGCATTTCTCATCATACAGTACCTATCTTCTTCCGCCAAACACCGTCTATCAATTCGAAAGTACGGACGACAGCAAAATGGAATACTACCAAATCTCCTTTCAGGTGTTTCAACTGCAAGAGGGTGCTGCCCTACATTATGACAAGGATTTATTTCCTGATCGTCAGGAGCTTCGTGTCTACCCCCTTGCTCAATGGATCGATTTGCTGAATCAGCTTTACATTGGAAATACCAGCCCTAACGACATTGAAGCTCATCGTCAGCAGCTCCAGTTCCAGAAGCTCATTGGATTTCTGTTTGAGCATAATTTACAAGTCGATCGTATGCCAAGCTCTACGCAAACCGTTGAACAAACGATTCAATATATGCAAACCAATTTCCAAGACAACATTACCGTTAAACAGCTTGCTCACATGGCCAATGTTCCCGCTTGGCAATTCACTTCAATCTTCAAGGAGTTAACGGGGAAGAAACCGCTGGATTATTTGACTGAGCTGCGAATTAATCGTTCGAAGGAATGGCTGCTTCATACAGAAAATCCACTCCGTGATATTGCAGAGCGTGTTGGCTTTACCGATGAGTACTATTTCAGTCGCCGCTTTCGTCTGATGACTGGCTACTCGCCAAGACAATATGCGATTTCTATGCGTCAAAATATTCTCGTTAAGGATTGGAACAATCATGAGATCAGTATCCCGGCGCGGCCAAACCGTATTTATTATTATGGAGAATCCACTGGCGATATTAAGACGTTAGGCATTCCGCTAGTCGGCAAAGATCTGCTCGGCAAAGATACCACCTATAACTTAGCGCATGCATCCAATCTTAAGCCTGACTTGATTATTTTTGACCATAAAGACGAGGGTCTTTATACGCAAATATCTCAGATCGCCCCAACACTTGCATATAATTCGCGAGGAACGCTTGATAAGCGGCTGCTTATGCTTGGTAATTGGTTCGGTAAAAAAAAAGAAGCCGAGAATTGGCTTCTTCTTCATCATAGCAATACATTGTTGATGTGGCAGCAGCTTCAGGCTCTTATCCGTAAAGATGAAACCGCGTCTGTCTTCGTCTTCCATCGGGGAAAACGTTTATTTGTCATGGGCAATATTGGTTTAGCATCGACCCTTTATCATCCTAATGGCTTCCGTCCCACAGGCAAGGTAGGGGACATTTTGAAATCTGGCAGACCTTATAAAGAAATTACAGCCAAAACCATTCATCAATATGCTGGCGACCGCGTGTTTATGATGCTGCCTAAGGACGCTGTGTCCAGAGAGGCTATGGAGGAATTAATGCGCGGCTCGATTTGGAATAGCCTGCCCGCTGTCCAAAATGGGTTTAGCTACCTGCTTGATGAGCAGGAATGGAACTACGAGGATGCCTCCTCCCGGGACAAGCTGCTCTCCATGCTGCCTGAGCTGCTCATCCAATCCTCCTAA
- a CDS encoding ABC transporter ATP-binding protein, with protein MLRRFFAYYKPYKKLFILDFSCAILAALLELAFPLAVNRVVDDLLPSGNWKWILYACIALLVIYIFSSALHYVVTYWGHKLGINIESDMRKQLFDRVQKLSFRFFDNNKTGHLVSRMTNDLMDIGEIAHHGPEDLVIAIMTLAGAFGIMLSINWQLALMTFVIIPLMIYLSLYFSRKMSAAFNRMFSDIADYNARVENNVSGIRVVQAFANEKHEMARFAENNGRFRLTKLIAYRVMAWNSSISFILMRLISLFVLVCGTWFVIQGQMSYGEFIAFVMLSNVFLSPIKQINSVIETYPKGIAGFKRYLELLETAPDIDDAPDAVTMSNLKGDIQFTNVTFGYENKDKVLQGLNLSIRAGETVALVGPSGAGKTTLCSLLPRFYDVEEGSIAIDKMDIRQMTLESLRSNIGIVQQDVFLFDGSIRENIAYGKLGASDEEVMRAARQAQLEELVLSQPEGLDTLIGERGVKLSGGQKQRLSIARMFLKNPPILILDEATSALDTETEAAIQLALAELSRGRTTLVIAHRLATIRNADRIIVVAEQGIAEQGKHEELLAARGAYSRLHQAQFGT; from the coding sequence ATGCTGCGCCGTTTTTTTGCTTATTACAAGCCTTACAAAAAGCTGTTCATTTTGGATTTTTCTTGTGCGATTTTAGCTGCATTGCTGGAGCTGGCATTTCCGCTGGCCGTTAATCGTGTCGTCGATGATTTGCTGCCAAGCGGAAATTGGAAGTGGATTTTATATGCTTGCATTGCTCTGCTGGTTATTTACATATTTAGCTCTGCTTTGCATTATGTGGTTACGTATTGGGGACACAAGCTGGGTATCAATATAGAATCGGATATGCGCAAGCAGCTGTTTGATCGTGTACAGAAGCTAAGCTTCCGATTTTTCGATAATAACAAGACAGGACATCTCGTATCAAGGATGACGAATGATCTGATGGACATTGGCGAAATTGCCCATCACGGACCGGAGGATTTAGTCATTGCCATTATGACACTTGCCGGGGCGTTCGGGATCATGCTGAGCATTAATTGGCAGCTTGCGCTAATGACCTTTGTTATTATTCCGCTTATGATTTATTTATCACTCTATTTCAGCCGTAAAATGTCAGCGGCGTTTAATCGGATGTTTTCCGATATTGCAGATTACAATGCTCGTGTAGAAAATAACGTAAGCGGCATTCGCGTAGTTCAAGCATTTGCTAATGAAAAGCATGAGATGGCTCGTTTTGCTGAAAATAACGGCCGTTTCCGCTTGACCAAGCTGATCGCTTATCGCGTGATGGCATGGAATTCTTCGATTAGTTTTATTTTGATGAGACTGATATCGTTGTTCGTTCTGGTATGCGGCACGTGGTTTGTTATTCAAGGGCAAATGAGCTACGGCGAATTTATTGCATTCGTTATGCTCTCTAACGTATTTTTAAGTCCGATCAAGCAGATTAATTCCGTTATTGAGACGTATCCGAAAGGAATCGCGGGCTTCAAGCGTTATCTGGAGTTGCTGGAAACAGCGCCTGATATCGACGATGCGCCAGATGCAGTAACGATGAGCAATCTTAAAGGTGATATTCAGTTTACAAATGTTACGTTTGGCTATGAGAATAAAGACAAGGTGCTGCAAGGCTTGAATTTATCGATTCGTGCCGGCGAAACGGTAGCGCTGGTTGGTCCATCAGGTGCGGGTAAAACGACGCTTTGCAGTCTGCTGCCGCGTTTTTACGATGTGGAAGAAGGCTCAATCGCAATAGATAAGATGGATATCCGTCAAATGACGCTTGAATCGCTGCGCTCGAACATTGGGATTGTGCAGCAGGATGTATTCCTCTTTGATGGCAGCATCCGTGAAAATATTGCATATGGAAAGCTTGGGGCTTCGGATGAAGAGGTGATGCGCGCAGCCCGTCAAGCACAGCTCGAGGAGCTGGTGCTATCACAGCCGGAAGGGCTTGATACCCTTATTGGTGAAAGAGGCGTGAAGCTCTCAGGTGGTCAAAAGCAGCGGCTCTCGATTGCTCGTATGTTTCTGAAAAATCCGCCGATACTTATTTTGGACGAAGCGACCTCCGCTCTGGATACTGAAACGGAAGCTGCCATTCAGCTTGCGCTTGCGGAGCTGTCTCGCGGTCGTACGACGCTTGTCATTGCGCATCGGCTAGCAACGATTAGAAATGCTGACCGTATTATAGTTGTTGCAGAGCAGGGGATTGCCGAGCAGGGCAAGCATGAAGAACTGCTTGCTGCTCGGGGTGCTTATAGTCGTCTTCATCAAGCTCAGTTTGGCACATAA
- a CDS encoding Gfo/Idh/MocA family oxidoreductase codes for MTKTIRIGIIGSGGIARAHASAYKKMPYQVEIVAVADSLPGRAQAFIEQEELPNALAFEDHRKLLELDLDGVSICTPNFAHHETSVNALNAGKHVLVEKPMSVTLQQSIDMVEAAERSGKMLTVGFQPRYDPNMSLIQEIVQSGKLGKVYFVETGGGRRRGMPGGTFIRKELAGAGAMADIGCYSLDMALNALGYPKPLTVSAYTSNHFGTNPLYHKEASNFDVEDFGVAMIRLEGDIVLNYKISWAMHMDSLGATMFLGTDGGLKVTPAGIGPWSGVWDGSVGSMTLYHDVVNQHTQSNIPVIEHGLNLFDEKVRDFVAAITDNRPAPIPGAEILYNQAIIDGVLRSAASKREVTIELP; via the coding sequence ATGACTAAAACAATTCGAATCGGAATTATCGGAAGCGGCGGCATTGCAAGAGCTCATGCTTCTGCCTATAAGAAAATGCCTTATCAAGTGGAAATCGTTGCCGTAGCCGACAGCTTGCCGGGAAGAGCACAAGCTTTTATAGAGCAGGAGGAGCTTCCCAATGCTCTCGCGTTTGAGGATCATAGAAAGCTGCTGGAGCTGGACTTAGACGGCGTCAGCATTTGCACTCCCAACTTCGCCCATCACGAAACCTCTGTAAACGCGCTAAATGCCGGCAAGCATGTGCTCGTTGAGAAGCCAATGTCCGTGACGCTTCAACAGTCCATTGATATGGTTGAAGCTGCGGAGCGCAGCGGAAAAATGCTCACCGTAGGCTTTCAGCCAAGGTACGACCCGAATATGTCGTTGATTCAAGAAATCGTGCAATCGGGTAAGCTCGGCAAAGTTTATTTTGTCGAAACGGGCGGCGGCAGACGGCGCGGCATGCCAGGCGGCACCTTTATTCGCAAGGAGCTTGCGGGTGCAGGCGCGATGGCTGATATCGGCTGCTATTCCCTTGATATGGCGCTTAATGCGCTGGGCTACCCTAAGCCGCTCACCGTATCGGCATATACCTCGAACCATTTTGGAACCAATCCTCTTTATCATAAAGAAGCGTCCAATTTTGACGTTGAGGATTTTGGCGTAGCGATGATTCGTTTGGAAGGCGATATCGTACTCAATTACAAAATTAGCTGGGCAATGCATATGGATTCGCTAGGGGCAACGATGTTTCTTGGTACAGATGGCGGTCTCAAAGTTACGCCAGCAGGAATCGGACCTTGGAGCGGAGTATGGGATGGCAGCGTGGGCAGTATGACTCTTTATCATGACGTCGTTAATCAGCACACCCAATCCAACATTCCCGTTATTGAGCACGGTTTAAATTTGTTTGATGAGAAGGTAAGAGATTTTGTAGCTGCGATTACTGATAATCGTCCTGCGCCTATTCCTGGAGCTGAAATATTGTACAATCAAGCTATTATTGACGGTGTTCTCCGTTCCGCAGCAAGCAAGCGAGAAGTAACGATTGAATTGCCATAA
- a CDS encoding nitroreductase, with the protein MKIEKPASMAALIQERRSVRLFKPKPVSIGQLTALLDVAVWAPNHNLREPWRFIAYHGAGRELFANAMIDTYTKEEKEKYEEQRRKEYRNTPIILIVALTEDPRQKQWDENFAAVCCLIQNFQLAAWEQGIGMVWKSNPYMYNPSFRKAVGVQSGEKIVAVLHIGYPRIIPPAAPRTAAVELLSVIDGRPQGQTF; encoded by the coding sequence TTGAAAATTGAAAAACCAGCAAGCATGGCTGCTCTAATTCAAGAGAGGCGCAGCGTCAGATTGTTTAAGCCAAAACCAGTATCGATTGGGCAGCTTACTGCATTGCTCGATGTTGCGGTATGGGCACCGAATCATAACTTGAGAGAGCCTTGGCGTTTTATCGCTTATCATGGGGCTGGTCGCGAGTTGTTTGCCAATGCAATGATCGATACGTATACGAAGGAAGAGAAGGAGAAATACGAAGAGCAGAGACGGAAGGAATATAGGAATACTCCGATAATTTTGATCGTTGCATTAACAGAAGATCCTAGACAGAAGCAGTGGGATGAGAATTTCGCTGCGGTATGCTGTCTCATTCAAAACTTCCAGCTGGCAGCATGGGAGCAGGGAATCGGCATGGTGTGGAAATCGAATCCATACATGTACAATCCAAGCTTTCGCAAAGCGGTTGGTGTACAATCAGGTGAAAAAATCGTAGCCGTGCTTCATATCGGCTATCCGCGTATTATTCCGCCAGCCGCACCCCGGACAGCGGCGGTGGAGCTTCTGTCCGTTATAGATGGCAGGCCGCAAGGGCAGACCTTCTGA
- a CDS encoding iron ABC transporter permease, which translates to MTLRTANIRFLAVIFGLAAANLAVLLLTIMMGEYSVPIAEVWMALIGRGQAEYNFVINELRFPRGLVAFLVGCGLALSGAILQGITRNLLAAPGVMGINAGAALMAVTIIIVLPAVPIGVLPFVAFFGALAAAGLTYMLAWRRGVSPLRLLLVGVGISAMANAYITFLLTTRQIENVKQALLWMTGSAYGRSWEHFWPLLPWLFVLFPCALFMSRKLDILQLGDELAIGLGARIERVRGILLLISVSLAGASVAMAGTIGFVGLMGPHIARQLVGGTSRMLLTASALVGGLIVMLADLIGRTIFPPIEIPCGIITAAVGAPYLVFLLYRNRNKP; encoded by the coding sequence TTGACATTACGAACAGCGAATATACGCTTCTTAGCCGTTATTTTCGGATTAGCAGCAGCCAATCTTGCAGTGCTTCTACTGACGATTATGATGGGCGAGTATTCAGTCCCCATAGCAGAAGTGTGGATGGCTTTAATCGGACGGGGCCAAGCGGAGTATAACTTTGTAATTAATGAGCTGCGTTTTCCAAGAGGTCTTGTTGCTTTCTTAGTAGGCTGCGGCTTAGCGCTGTCTGGCGCTATTCTACAAGGGATTACACGTAATTTGCTTGCTGCGCCAGGTGTAATGGGCATTAATGCAGGAGCTGCGCTTATGGCAGTCACGATTATCATTGTACTGCCTGCTGTTCCAATAGGCGTACTGCCCTTTGTAGCTTTTTTTGGCGCACTTGCAGCAGCGGGGCTTACGTATATGCTTGCATGGCGAAGAGGAGTCTCTCCCCTACGGCTGCTGCTGGTTGGTGTGGGAATATCCGCGATGGCCAATGCGTATATCACCTTCCTACTGACCACACGTCAAATAGAAAATGTAAAGCAGGCTTTGTTATGGATGACTGGCAGCGCTTATGGGCGCAGCTGGGAGCATTTCTGGCCCTTGCTTCCTTGGCTTTTTGTACTATTTCCATGCGCATTGTTTATGTCCCGCAAGCTGGACATATTACAGCTGGGTGATGAACTTGCTATTGGTTTAGGGGCTCGTATAGAGCGAGTTCGAGGCATTTTGCTGTTGATTAGTGTCAGCTTGGCGGGTGCCTCGGTTGCGATGGCAGGCACGATTGGCTTTGTCGGACTCATGGGGCCGCATATCGCAAGGCAGCTTGTAGGAGGGACGAGCCGTATGCTGCTAACGGCATCAGCACTAGTTGGAGGATTAATTGTCATGCTCGCCGATTTAATTGGAAGAACGATTTTTCCGCCTATTGAAATTCCATGTGGGATCATTACCGCTGCAGTAGGAGCACCATATTTGGTCTTTTTGTTGTATCGTAACCGGAACAAGCCATAA
- a CDS encoding iron ABC transporter permease — protein MKIRLLGLLIGCMVVAACFAVSISIGKTTIPLRIVIEAFISFDGSREHLIIRSVRLPRAMIAVLVGCSLSVAGSVMQAISRNMLAGPEILASNNGAAMLLVIWLFLFGYTSSITQLWVALIGAGAASMIVFLLGSLGRGGLSSVKLILAGATINLLLSALVQGVLIFSEQSLDEMRFWLAGSLTGGSLEMLSHVWPYMGLGLAGAIVFSRQINLLSLGEEIAQGLGLRTSWIKLGALAIIMCLSGASVALAGPIGFIGLAIPHLARFLVGMDYRWIIPYSALLGAAILLLADIGARFIYPPQELAAGVVTALLGAPFLIYLAQRRKI, from the coding sequence TTGAAAATAAGGCTTTTGGGTTTGTTGATCGGATGTATGGTAGTTGCTGCATGCTTTGCCGTCAGCATTTCCATAGGGAAAACGACAATTCCGCTGCGCATAGTGATAGAGGCTTTTATATCCTTTGATGGTTCAAGAGAGCATCTCATAATTCGTTCTGTTAGGCTGCCTCGGGCAATGATTGCGGTACTAGTAGGCTGTTCACTATCCGTGGCTGGCAGTGTCATGCAGGCGATCAGCCGCAATATGCTTGCTGGGCCGGAAATTCTTGCAAGCAACAATGGGGCCGCGATGCTGCTTGTCATTTGGCTGTTTCTATTTGGCTACACCTCTTCGATTACACAATTATGGGTTGCTCTAATTGGTGCAGGTGCAGCCAGCATGATCGTTTTTCTACTGGGCTCGCTAGGTCGCGGTGGACTGAGTTCCGTGAAGCTTATTTTGGCAGGCGCTACGATAAATCTGCTGTTGTCAGCCTTGGTTCAGGGCGTTCTTATATTCAGTGAACAATCCTTGGACGAAATGCGTTTTTGGCTCGCAGGTTCGTTAACAGGCGGCAGTTTGGAAATGCTATCTCATGTATGGCCCTATATGGGATTGGGGCTGGCTGGAGCGATTGTGTTCAGCAGGCAAATTAATTTACTTAGTCTGGGCGAGGAGATTGCTCAAGGATTAGGCCTAAGAACAAGCTGGATCAAGCTAGGAGCGCTGGCCATCATCATGTGTTTATCCGGAGCTTCCGTAGCTCTTGCTGGACCTATCGGTTTTATTGGTTTAGCGATTCCGCATTTAGCAAGATTTTTGGTAGGCATGGATTATCGATGGATTATTCCCTACTCGGCTTTACTAGGGGCAGCGATATTATTGCTTGCGGATATTGGCGCGAGATTTATTTATCCTCCGCAGGAGTTAGCCGCTGGTGTTGTTACTGCTTTATTGGGAGCTCCTTTCCTCATTTATTTGGCACAAAGGAGGAAGATCTGA
- a CDS encoding iron-siderophore ABC transporter substrate-binding protein gives MLRLISQKTAMLMLIVLLIGVIAGCGSNGAEPKTSNLASEAPAATNAVTEETQWQTIKHASGETEIPVHPLKVVVLDNGALDNLLALGVKPVGAPSIIAVEDGFAKYLTNTDGIVNIGTVEQPSLETIASLKPDLIIGIKDTQEAVYKQLEQIAPTVFTEVGGADWENNLSFHAKVVGKEEEGKKLIEQLDLRIADLNEELGDRIQSTEVSLLRPRKDRVSIYLKPSFTGGVAERIGVKRPAAQDLDDDFNYNVTDEQIAELDGDVIILFGRESEQQYFNDKIKGNPLWNTLEGVKQNRVYTASWEVWLSGHGIQAVNKMLDDLSAFLAN, from the coding sequence ATGTTAAGGTTAATTTCACAAAAAACAGCAATGCTGATGCTCATCGTATTGCTGATTGGTGTAATCGCGGGATGCGGTTCAAACGGGGCGGAGCCAAAGACTTCTAATTTGGCTTCTGAGGCGCCTGCAGCAACAAATGCGGTAACTGAGGAAACACAATGGCAGACGATTAAACATGCAAGCGGGGAAACGGAGATTCCTGTTCATCCTCTTAAGGTTGTAGTACTTGATAATGGTGCTCTTGATAATCTGTTAGCTTTAGGCGTTAAGCCAGTAGGCGCTCCCTCAATTATTGCAGTAGAGGACGGTTTTGCAAAGTATTTAACGAATACAGATGGTATCGTTAATATTGGTACAGTAGAGCAGCCAAGCTTGGAAACCATTGCTTCGTTGAAGCCAGATTTAATTATTGGAATTAAGGATACACAGGAAGCCGTGTATAAACAGCTTGAGCAAATAGCACCTACCGTATTCACAGAGGTTGGCGGTGCGGATTGGGAAAATAATTTGAGCTTCCATGCAAAGGTTGTCGGAAAAGAGGAAGAAGGCAAGAAGCTGATCGAGCAGCTTGATCTTCGGATCGCGGATTTGAACGAGGAGCTGGGGGACCGTATCCAATCAACTGAAGTATCGCTGCTTCGTCCAAGAAAGGATCGAGTGTCCATTTATTTAAAGCCGTCGTTCACAGGCGGTGTTGCAGAGCGTATCGGAGTTAAGCGTCCAGCAGCACAGGATCTGGATGATGATTTTAATTATAATGTGACGGATGAGCAAATCGCCGAGTTGGACGGTGATGTTATTATTTTGTTCGGTCGTGAAAGTGAGCAGCAATATTTTAATGATAAGATCAAGGGCAATCCGCTTTGGAATACGTTAGAGGGCGTTAAGCAAAATCGAGTATATACGGCAAGTTGGGAAGTATGGCTGAGCGGACACGGCATACAGGCTGTCAATAAGATGCTTGATGATCTTTCTGCATTTTTAGCTAACTAA
- a CDS encoding helix-turn-helix domain-containing protein codes for MKRTMLFLSSIRSYRRTNQYSSLNRRIPAYFMGFITKGRGRLIINDTIYSIEALQFFILTPGMTVSFLSESEEVDYYLLLLDVVTVNKQQQWQLSAQADLPPLLLQYGISLHKEKNIIEQLERLHRAALERIHDADDLFIQAMFQQVYGTLVQELSIVEHTQSSDESLQESIQYIHAHIQQKINLQTLSSIAKLTPTSYSRKFKQIIGETPLEYVNRIRMDEAKKRLTGGRANVKEIAAKVGFNNEFYFSKVFKETVGIAPALYIKRHQLSIATVACNSYSDSLRSLDVEPVVSVNCFRYPGMNEQEHQRNLAIHFHTLALKKPHLIIIDRYHLDMYDRLKHIAPTICLDYDLDWKVTYRKLAEILGRENKAEHVINQLEASVHQSRRKIRSTLGDGSLSLIRITPDAIRIVGSPEHPLNDLLFTELDVSAGSMTPAITSKIELSPDQLSSFSMQSDFLFIQNRFFGANGADIMTRVHSSPFWMQHEAVRHNRIRFIPNWYAMSWTPLGRQQIIETLSGIEGCQS; via the coding sequence ATGAAAAGGACGATGTTATTTCTTTCTTCCATTCGCTCATATCGAAGGACAAACCAATATTCCAGCCTGAATAGACGTATTCCAGCCTATTTTATGGGATTCATCACCAAGGGCAGAGGGCGCCTTATTATCAACGACACCATTTATTCGATAGAGGCACTGCAATTTTTCATTCTGACACCCGGCATGACCGTAAGCTTCTTATCCGAAAGCGAGGAGGTCGACTATTATCTGTTGCTGCTTGATGTGGTCACGGTAAATAAACAGCAGCAATGGCAGCTTTCAGCGCAGGCTGACCTGCCTCCCCTCCTTCTGCAGTACGGTATTTCGCTTCACAAGGAAAAAAACATAATAGAGCAGCTTGAGCGACTTCATCGCGCAGCGCTTGAAAGAATCCATGACGCTGATGATCTATTCATTCAAGCCATGTTTCAGCAAGTATATGGCACGCTCGTTCAGGAGCTCAGCATAGTTGAACATACGCAATCTTCGGATGAAAGCTTGCAAGAAAGCATTCAGTATATCCATGCTCATATCCAGCAAAAAATAAATTTGCAAACCTTGTCTTCCATCGCCAAGCTCACTCCCACATCCTACTCACGTAAATTCAAACAAATTATTGGCGAAACACCTCTGGAATACGTTAATCGCATACGGATGGACGAAGCAAAAAAACGACTGACTGGCGGAAGGGCTAATGTTAAAGAGATAGCTGCAAAAGTAGGCTTCAACAATGAGTTTTATTTCAGCAAAGTATTTAAGGAAACAGTAGGCATCGCGCCCGCACTATATATTAAACGACATCAGTTATCCATTGCGACCGTCGCTTGCAATAGCTACAGCGACAGCCTTCGCTCACTGGACGTAGAACCCGTTGTCAGTGTAAATTGCTTTCGCTACCCAGGAATGAATGAACAGGAGCATCAGCGCAATTTAGCGATTCATTTTCATACCTTAGCCTTAAAGAAACCCCACTTAATTATTATTGATCGTTATCATCTAGACATGTATGACCGGCTGAAGCATATTGCTCCTACCATCTGCCTCGATTATGATTTGGATTGGAAAGTAACCTATAGGAAACTCGCAGAAATACTCGGCCGTGAAAATAAAGCCGAACATGTAATAAACCAACTCGAAGCCTCCGTACATCAGTCGAGAAGAAAAATCCGCAGCACGCTGGGCGACGGCAGTCTGTCACTAATACGGATCACGCCTGATGCTATTCGAATTGTAGGCAGTCCTGAGCACCCGCTGAATGATTTATTGTTCACGGAGCTGGATGTTTCCGCAGGAAGTATGACACCTGCCATTACAAGCAAGATTGAGCTTTCTCCGGATCAGCTGTCATCCTTCTCCATGCAGTCGGATTTTTTGTTTATTCAGAATCGATTTTTCGGAGCGAATGGTGCTGACATCATGACACGAGTTCATTCCAGCCCTTTCTGGATGCAGCATGAGGCTGTACGCCATAATCGAATTCGCTTCATTCCCAATTGGTATGCCATGAGCTGGACACCCTTGGGCCGACAACAAATTATAGAAACGTTAAGCGGTATCGAAGGCTGTCAGTCATAA